One genomic segment of Pandoraea thiooxydans includes these proteins:
- the ilvC gene encoding ketol-acid reductoisomerase → MKVYYDKDADLSLIKGKQVTIIGYGSQGHAHALNLKDSGVNVTVGLRRGGASWNKAVNAGLTVKEVAEAVKGADIVMMLLPDEQIAEVYQREVASNIKEGGALAFAHGFNVHYGCVVPRADLDVIMIAPKAPGHTVRSTYTQGGGVPHLIAVAQDKSGAARDIALSYAAANGGGRAGVIETNFREETETDLFGEQAVLCGGTVELIKAGFETLVEAGYAPEMAYFECLHELKLIVDLIYEGGIANMNYSISNNAEYGEYVTGPRIVNEDTKNAMRQALKDIQTGEYAKSFILENRAGAPTLISRRRLMAEHQIEQVGGKLRAMMPWIAKNKLVDQSKN, encoded by the coding sequence ATGAAAGTTTATTACGACAAAGACGCAGACCTCTCCCTGATCAAAGGCAAGCAAGTCACGATCATTGGCTACGGTTCGCAAGGCCACGCCCACGCACTGAACCTGAAAGACAGCGGCGTGAACGTCACCGTCGGCCTGCGCCGCGGCGGCGCCTCCTGGAACAAGGCAGTCAATGCCGGCTTGACGGTCAAGGAAGTCGCCGAAGCCGTCAAGGGCGCCGATATCGTCATGATGCTGCTGCCCGATGAGCAGATCGCCGAGGTTTATCAGCGCGAAGTCGCATCGAACATCAAGGAAGGCGGCGCGCTCGCATTCGCCCACGGCTTCAACGTGCACTACGGTTGCGTGGTGCCCCGTGCTGACCTCGATGTGATCATGATCGCTCCCAAGGCACCTGGCCACACCGTTCGCTCGACCTACACCCAGGGTGGCGGCGTGCCGCACCTGATCGCTGTCGCGCAGGACAAGTCCGGCGCCGCTCGCGACATCGCCCTGTCGTACGCCGCAGCCAATGGCGGCGGTCGCGCCGGTGTGATCGAAACCAATTTCCGCGAAGAGACCGAAACCGACCTGTTCGGCGAGCAGGCCGTGCTGTGCGGCGGCACCGTCGAACTGATCAAGGCCGGTTTCGAAACCCTGGTGGAGGCCGGTTACGCGCCGGAAATGGCTTATTTCGAGTGCCTGCACGAGTTGAAGCTGATCGTCGACCTGATTTACGAGGGCGGCATCGCCAACATGAACTATTCGATTTCGAACAATGCCGAGTACGGCGAGTATGTGACCGGCCCGCGTATCGTCAACGAAGACACCAAAAACGCGATGCGTCAGGCTCTGAAGGACATCCAGACCGGTGAGTACGCGAAGAGCTTCATTCTTGAGAATCGCGCCGGCGCGCCGACGCTGATCTCCCGGCGCCGCTTGATGGCCGAGCATCAAATCGAGCAGGTTGGCGGCAAGCTGCGCGCAATGATGCCCTGGATCGCCAAAAACAAACTGGTCGACCAGTCCAAGAACTGA
- a CDS encoding phosphatidylserine decarboxylase — protein sequence MNYPHPIIAKEGWPFLAVAVAAALIVHFIAGVLWAAPLWLVALFVLQFFRDPPRVVPSQAGAVLSPADGRIVAIETTQDPYGQRDALKISVFMNVFNVHSNRAPVDGTITKVEYFPGRFLNAALDKASLENERNALVIDAGGHKVTCVQVAGLVARRILCYVKVGDALTRGQRYGFIRFGSRVDVYLPLTAQPRVAIGDKVSATSTILAEL from the coding sequence ATGAATTATCCCCATCCGATCATTGCCAAAGAAGGCTGGCCGTTCCTGGCCGTGGCTGTTGCGGCAGCGCTGATCGTCCATTTCATCGCCGGCGTGTTGTGGGCCGCGCCCCTATGGCTCGTGGCCCTGTTCGTTCTGCAGTTCTTTCGCGATCCACCTCGCGTGGTGCCGTCCCAGGCCGGGGCCGTGCTGTCGCCGGCCGACGGCCGCATCGTGGCGATCGAAACGACGCAGGATCCTTACGGGCAGCGCGATGCGCTCAAAATCAGCGTTTTCATGAACGTCTTCAACGTGCACTCGAACCGGGCGCCAGTTGACGGTACCATCACGAAGGTGGAATATTTCCCTGGGCGTTTCCTCAACGCCGCGCTCGACAAGGCTTCGCTGGAGAACGAGCGCAATGCGCTGGTGATCGACGCCGGTGGGCACAAGGTGACCTGCGTTCAGGTGGCCGGACTGGTGGCACGTCGCATTCTTTGTTACGTCAAGGTCGGCGACGCGCTTACGCGTGGCCAGCGTTACGGTTTCATCCGCTTTGGCTCGCGGGTCGACGTTTATCTGCCGCTGACGGCCCAGCCACGCGTGGCCATCGGCGACAAGGTATCTGCAACCTCGACGATCCTGGCCGAACTCTAA
- the pssA gene encoding CDP-diacylglycerol--serine O-phosphatidyltransferase, whose translation MAGNNRRRPRNNVTHLPRLSRTDQTMNEELEHDDDARAARPRKRGIYLLPNAFTTAALFCGFYAIVQAMNLRFEYAAIAIFCAMVLDGMDGRVARMTNTQSAFGEQYDSLSDMISFGAAPALVMYEWILRDLGKWGWLAAFVYCAGAALRLARFNTNIGVVDKRFFQGLASPAAAALIAGFVWLAIDNKLPVRDAWMPWVAFGLTVYAGVSMVSNAPFYSGKALDVRHRVSFGMILLFMVGFVLVSSDPPVVLFCLFVAYSVSGYVVWGARAVRGRHTRIFGDDDLGGADE comes from the coding sequence ATGGCGGGCAACAATCGCCGCCGGCCGCGTAACAATGTCACTCATTTGCCACGGCTGTCGCGCACTGACCAGACAATGAACGAAGAACTCGAGCACGACGACGACGCGAGGGCGGCTCGCCCGCGCAAGCGGGGCATTTATCTGCTGCCCAACGCCTTTACCACGGCGGCGTTGTTCTGCGGGTTCTATGCGATCGTGCAGGCCATGAATCTGCGCTTCGAGTACGCAGCGATAGCGATCTTCTGCGCCATGGTGCTCGACGGCATGGATGGCCGCGTCGCCCGCATGACGAACACGCAGAGCGCATTCGGCGAGCAGTACGATAGTCTGTCCGACATGATTTCGTTTGGCGCCGCGCCCGCGCTGGTGATGTACGAATGGATCCTGCGTGATCTCGGCAAATGGGGGTGGCTGGCGGCCTTCGTCTACTGTGCCGGCGCTGCCCTGCGCCTGGCCCGCTTCAACACCAACATCGGTGTGGTCGACAAGCGCTTTTTCCAGGGGTTGGCCAGTCCGGCGGCCGCTGCGCTGATCGCCGGTTTCGTTTGGCTGGCAATCGACAACAAATTGCCGGTGCGCGATGCGTGGATGCCTTGGGTTGCGTTTGGATTGACCGTCTACGCTGGCGTGTCGATGGTTTCGAACGCGCCGTTCTATAGCGGCAAGGCGCTCGATGTGCGGCATCGGGTGTCATTCGGCATGATTCTGCTGTTCATGGTGGGCTTCGTGCTGGTGTCCTCCGATCCTCCGGTGGTGCTGTTTTGCCTGTTCGTCGCCTACAGCGTGTCCGGATACGTGGTTTGGGGCGCTCGTGCGGTGCGGGGGCGGCATACGCGGATTTTTGGGGACGACGACCTGGGCGGCGCGGACGAATAA
- the rpsU gene encoding 30S ribosomal protein S21 gives MTTIRLKENEPFEVAMRRFKRTIEKNGLLTDLRAREFYEKPTAERKRKKAAAAKRHFKRLRSQMLPKKLY, from the coding sequence ATGACGACTATTCGTTTAAAAGAGAACGAACCGTTCGAAGTCGCGATGCGCCGTTTCAAGCGCACGATCGAGAAAAACGGCCTGCTGACCGATCTTCGCGCCCGTGAGTTCTACGAAAAGCCCACGGCTGAGCGCAAACGCAAGAAGGCGGCGGCAGCCAAGCGCCATTTCAAGCGCCTGCGCAGCCAGATGCTGCCGAAAAAGCTCTACTGA
- a CDS encoding GatB/YqeY domain-containing protein, which translates to MSLKARINDDMKTAMRARDAERLGAIRLLLAAIKQKEVDERVELDDAAITAVIDKLIKQRKDSITQFQAAGRDDLVAKESAELNVLMAYMPQQLSAEEVAREVQAAITQTGAAGPQDMGKVMGILKAKLAGRADMTAVSSQVKALLAR; encoded by the coding sequence ATGAGTTTGAAAGCCCGTATCAACGACGACATGAAAACAGCCATGCGAGCCAGGGACGCCGAGCGCCTGGGCGCCATCCGGCTGCTGCTGGCAGCGATAAAGCAGAAAGAGGTCGACGAGCGCGTCGAGCTGGACGACGCCGCCATTACGGCGGTGATCGACAAGCTGATCAAGCAGCGCAAGGATTCAATCACCCAGTTTCAGGCCGCAGGACGGGACGACCTGGTCGCCAAGGAAAGCGCCGAACTGAACGTGCTGATGGCGTACATGCCGCAGCAGCTGTCGGCCGAGGAGGTCGCTCGGGAGGTGCAGGCGGCGATCACGCAGACCGGCGCGGCGGGGCCGCAGGACATGGGCAAGGTCATGGGTATTCTCAAGGCCAAGCTGGCAGGCCGGGCCGACATGACGGCCGTCTCGTCCCAGGTCAAGGCGTTGCTGGCCCGATGA
- the dnaG gene encoding DNA primase produces the protein MIPQSFLQDLLNRVDIVEVVGRYVQLKKGGANFMGLCPFHNEKSPSFTVSPTKQFYHCFGCGAHGTAIGFLMEHTGLSFVEAVNDLARNIGMTVPQEGGTAGHAGPRGHAVALTDVMTRACDYYRQQLRGALSAIEYLKGRGLSGQIAAHFGLGYAPEGWQNLEAVFERYQDDTLLEAGLVIDSEKTDAQGRNRRYDRFRHRIMFPIRNTKGQVIAFGGRVLGAGEPKYLNSPETPLFSKGSELYGLFEARAAIRDAGFVLVVEGYMDVVALAQLGFPNAVATLGTACTPIHVQKLLRQTDEIVFSFDGDAAGRRAARRALEACLPHASDNRTLKFLFLPVEHDPDSFVREFGAEAFSAEIAKALPLSQFLLNEVLHDKELHQPEGRARALFEAKPLLQALPANALRAQIVHALAERVGSPLDEVTRLCGLDAGKPAWDRAPAKREKRRVQGQAHRALQNLLMYPRLGNELSADDIQVLASTSYAELFGEVLSHCREMGAQAEFRYLSDRLRDSENAASYEDLFKEILSMDENVRDLLLYDPDDALQAERAEEQWRLRLAELRAAVRKLHYDSVCDRLEQMFKRGTLSPDEMTEAAALTRQRAVLKQQLA, from the coding sequence GTGATCCCCCAATCCTTTCTTCAGGATCTGCTCAACCGCGTCGATATCGTCGAGGTGGTGGGCCGTTACGTGCAATTGAAAAAGGGTGGCGCCAACTTCATGGGGCTCTGCCCGTTCCATAACGAGAAATCGCCGTCGTTCACGGTCAGTCCGACCAAGCAGTTTTACCACTGCTTCGGGTGCGGCGCGCACGGCACGGCGATTGGTTTCCTGATGGAACACACCGGCCTGTCGTTCGTCGAGGCGGTCAACGATCTGGCCAGAAATATCGGCATGACCGTGCCCCAGGAGGGCGGCACGGCCGGGCATGCCGGGCCGCGCGGTCATGCGGTGGCGCTGACGGACGTCATGACCCGCGCCTGTGACTATTATCGGCAGCAACTGCGCGGCGCCTTGAGCGCCATCGAATACCTCAAGGGACGTGGCCTGTCGGGACAAATCGCCGCGCATTTTGGCCTGGGCTACGCGCCCGAGGGCTGGCAGAACCTGGAGGCGGTATTCGAGCGCTACCAGGACGATACGCTGCTCGAAGCCGGGTTGGTGATCGACAGCGAAAAAACCGACGCTCAAGGCCGCAATCGCCGCTATGACCGCTTTCGCCACCGCATCATGTTCCCGATCCGCAATACCAAGGGGCAGGTGATCGCTTTCGGCGGGCGGGTGCTTGGAGCCGGCGAGCCGAAATATTTGAATTCGCCGGAAACACCCCTATTTAGCAAGGGAAGCGAGTTATACGGATTGTTCGAGGCGCGCGCGGCGATTCGCGACGCGGGTTTTGTGTTGGTTGTCGAAGGTTATATGGATGTCGTGGCGCTCGCGCAGCTGGGCTTTCCGAACGCGGTGGCCACGCTCGGCACGGCATGCACGCCGATTCACGTGCAGAAGCTGCTGCGGCAGACCGACGAAATCGTGTTCAGCTTCGACGGCGACGCGGCCGGCCGGCGAGCGGCCCGTCGGGCGCTCGAGGCTTGCCTGCCGCATGCCTCCGACAACCGGACGCTGAAATTCCTATTTCTTCCTGTCGAGCACGACCCGGACAGTTTCGTGCGTGAGTTCGGCGCCGAGGCGTTCAGCGCGGAGATAGCCAAGGCCTTGCCGCTATCGCAATTTTTGCTTAACGAAGTCTTGCACGACAAGGAATTGCACCAACCTGAGGGGCGTGCGCGTGCGCTGTTCGAGGCCAAGCCGCTGCTGCAGGCGCTGCCTGCCAACGCGTTGCGGGCGCAGATCGTTCACGCGCTGGCCGAACGCGTGGGCAGTCCGCTCGACGAGGTAACGCGCCTGTGCGGACTCGATGCGGGCAAACCGGCCTGGGACCGCGCTCCGGCCAAGCGCGAAAAGCGCCGGGTGCAGGGCCAGGCGCATCGCGCGCTGCAGAATTTGCTCATGTACCCACGGTTGGGAAACGAATTGAGCGCCGACGACATCCAAGTTTTAGCGTCGACCTCATATGCCGAACTGTTTGGCGAGGTTCTTTCTCATTGCCGCGAGATGGGGGCGCAAGCGGAATTCCGCTATTTGTCGGACCGGCTGCGCGACTCCGAGAATGCCGCGAGCTACGAGGACCTCTTCAAGGAAATCCTGTCGATGGACGAAAACGTCCGCGATTTGCTGCTTTACGATCCGGACGACGCCCTGCAGGCCGAGCGGGCCGAGGAGCAATGGCGCCTGCGTCTGGCCGAACTCAGGGCGGCGGTGCGCAAGCTGCATTACGACAGCGTGTGCGACCGGCTCGAGCAGATGTTCAAGCGCGGCACGCTGAGCCCGGACGAAATGACCGAGGCCGCGGCCCTGACGCGCCAGCGGGCCGTGCTAAAGCAGCAGTTGGCGTGA
- the rpoD gene encoding RNA polymerase sigma factor RpoD, producing MTSGKTVGKKAVAAKAGHKAPVTGKPARSARSAAATPSATGHRKTSGNVTAQKSAAAKSVGTTAARAANAAVRKTETGSKASAAPKAKQPARNGTDAKASASKPLTGKRPVMEKRKTPSGQHAGSEKHSKAPTPAKRGKAASAKAVASATQPVAPESLDNESVNEDQTKVEKQKARDRRAKEKALLKDAFASHQPGTAEELEERRTKLKALIKLGKERGFLTYAEINDHLPDDLVETEALEGVIGTFNDMGIAVYEQAPDAETLLLNDNAPAATSDDEVEEEAEAALSTVDSEFGRTTDPVRMYMREMGTVELLTREGEIEIAKRIEEGLKHMVQAISTCPTTIAEILAQADRVANEEIRIDEFVDGLIDPNAEENALAAAAAEEEEFEADAEEEETEEADDEDDGDGGASANAAQLEQLKRDSLEKFQSIADWFQKMRRAFEKEGYQSKPYMKAREAIQTELMSIRFTARTVERLCDTLRSQVDEVRKIERAILHIVVDKCGMPRADFVSRFPGNETDLNWVHSVVADGKPYSAIVERNVPAVQELQQKLIDLQARVVLPLPELKDVNRKMSEGERRARQAKREMTEANLRLVISIAKKYTNRGLQFLDLIQEGNIGLMKAVDKFEYRRGYKFSTYATWWIRQAITRSIADQARTIRIPVHMIETINKMNRISRQILQETGLEPDPATLAEKMEMPEDKIRKIMKIAKEPISMETPIGDDDDSHLGDFIEDTGTVAPADAALHGSMRDVVKDVLDSLTPREAKVLRMRFGVEMSTDHTLEEVGKQFDVTRERIRQIEAKALRKLRHPSRSDKLKSFLEGN from the coding sequence ATGACAAGCGGAAAAACGGTGGGCAAGAAGGCAGTGGCAGCAAAGGCCGGTCACAAAGCGCCCGTCACGGGCAAGCCGGCTCGCTCCGCGAGATCTGCTGCCGCCACGCCGTCCGCGACAGGCCACCGAAAGACGTCGGGAAACGTAACGGCACAAAAAAGCGCAGCGGCCAAATCAGTTGGCACGACGGCTGCGAGAGCGGCAAACGCCGCAGTGCGCAAGACGGAGACCGGCAGCAAGGCGAGCGCTGCGCCCAAGGCAAAGCAACCTGCTCGCAACGGAACGGACGCCAAGGCGTCCGCATCGAAACCCCTAACCGGCAAAAGACCCGTCATGGAAAAACGCAAAACCCCATCCGGGCAGCATGCTGGCTCCGAGAAACACTCCAAGGCCCCGACGCCTGCCAAACGCGGTAAAGCCGCATCGGCAAAGGCGGTCGCCTCCGCGACGCAACCGGTGGCTCCCGAGTCTCTTGACAACGAATCCGTGAACGAAGATCAGACCAAAGTTGAAAAGCAAAAGGCGCGTGATCGCCGCGCCAAGGAAAAAGCCCTCCTGAAGGATGCGTTCGCCTCGCACCAGCCCGGCACCGCCGAAGAGCTGGAAGAGCGCCGCACCAAGCTGAAGGCGCTGATCAAGCTCGGCAAGGAGCGTGGCTTCCTCACGTACGCCGAGATCAACGATCACCTGCCGGACGATCTGGTGGAAACCGAAGCGCTCGAGGGCGTGATCGGCACCTTCAACGACATGGGGATTGCCGTCTACGAACAGGCGCCCGATGCCGAGACGCTGCTGCTCAATGACAACGCTCCGGCCGCCACCAGCGACGACGAGGTGGAAGAAGAAGCCGAGGCGGCGCTGTCCACCGTCGACTCGGAATTCGGCCGCACGACCGACCCGGTGCGCATGTACATGCGCGAAATGGGCACTGTCGAGTTGCTCACGCGCGAGGGCGAAATCGAGATCGCGAAGCGTATCGAGGAAGGTCTCAAGCACATGGTGCAGGCCATCTCCACATGTCCGACCACGATTGCCGAAATCCTCGCGCAGGCCGACCGCGTGGCCAACGAAGAAATCCGTATCGACGAATTCGTCGATGGCTTGATCGACCCGAATGCCGAGGAAAACGCTCTGGCCGCGGCGGCAGCCGAGGAGGAAGAGTTCGAGGCTGACGCGGAGGAAGAGGAAACCGAAGAGGCTGACGACGAGGATGATGGCGACGGCGGCGCCAGCGCCAATGCCGCGCAACTGGAACAGCTCAAGCGCGACTCCCTGGAGAAATTCCAGTCGATCGCCGACTGGTTCCAGAAGATGCGCCGTGCCTTCGAGAAGGAAGGCTATCAATCGAAGCCGTATATGAAGGCTCGCGAGGCGATCCAGACCGAATTGATGTCGATTCGGTTCACCGCGCGCACGGTCGAGCGCCTGTGTGACACACTGCGCTCGCAGGTCGACGAAGTGCGCAAGATCGAGCGCGCGATTCTGCATATCGTCGTCGATAAATGCGGCATGCCCCGCGCCGATTTCGTGAGCCGCTTCCCCGGCAATGAAACCGACCTGAACTGGGTGCACAGCGTGGTCGCCGATGGCAAGCCGTACAGCGCGATCGTCGAGCGCAACGTGCCCGCGGTGCAGGAACTGCAGCAAAAACTGATCGATCTGCAAGCGCGTGTGGTGTTGCCGTTGCCCGAACTGAAAGACGTCAACCGCAAAATGTCGGAAGGCGAGCGGCGCGCTCGTCAGGCCAAGCGCGAAATGACCGAGGCCAATTTGCGGCTGGTGATCTCGATCGCCAAGAAATACACCAATCGGGGCCTGCAATTCCTCGACCTCATCCAGGAAGGCAACATTGGCTTGATGAAGGCGGTCGACAAGTTCGAATATCGCCGCGGTTACAAGTTCTCGACCTATGCCACGTGGTGGATCCGGCAGGCGATCACCCGTTCGATTGCCGATCAGGCGCGCACCATCCGCATTCCGGTGCACATGATCGAGACGATCAACAAGATGAATCGTATCTCTCGCCAGATTCTGCAAGAAACCGGTCTCGAGCCCGATCCTGCGACGCTGGCCGAGAAAATGGAAATGCCGGAGGACAAGATCCGCAAGATCATGAAAATCGCCAAAGAGCCGATTTCCATGGAAACGCCGATCGGCGACGACGACGATTCCCATCTTGGCGATTTCATCGAGGACACCGGCACGGTGGCACCGGCCGACGCAGCCTTGCACGGCAGCATGCGAGACGTCGTCAAGGACGTGCTCGACTCGCTCACGCCGCGTGAGGCCAAGGTCCTGCGCATGCGCTTTGGCGTGGAAATGAGCACCGACCATACGCTCGAGGAAGTAGGCAAGCAGTTCGACGTCACACGCGAGCGCATTCGTCAGATCGAAGCCAAGGCGTTGCGCAAGCTGCGTCACCCGAGCCGCTCGGACAAACTGAAGTCGTTCCTGGAAGGCAACTGA
- a CDS encoding glycosyltransferase — translation MEINNLVVVRFSLKLNPEWQEIAYGPEENRSKWFAYRVALFRRFLAASLRRQKVKSLKNFLLMDETDEADYRKFEHLFSDIVTPVFSKDKNHIQQVNEEITRAGYTNIALSRVDSDDALADNYFEEINRAIQRAIENNIRFTHVVATRGYHVTKECWQEVYYNRSPFLTRFCPRFNGENVYDIYHQHVISHPHIQCHSARWIQLIHDTNVFNALIDSQLDESLFIEHIKSNPRRIATQPTPYSQGFPSALSSFLCDLEDMPVFDTASHR, via the coding sequence ATGGAGATCAACAACCTCGTGGTGGTTCGATTTTCGCTTAAGTTGAATCCAGAGTGGCAGGAAATTGCCTACGGACCAGAAGAGAATAGAAGCAAATGGTTCGCCTACAGAGTTGCATTGTTTCGTCGGTTCCTGGCGGCGTCACTGCGGCGTCAAAAGGTTAAGAGCCTTAAAAATTTTCTCCTGATGGATGAAACTGACGAGGCAGATTACAGAAAATTTGAGCATCTATTTTCCGACATCGTTACCCCTGTTTTTTCAAAAGACAAAAATCATATCCAACAGGTCAACGAAGAAATCACACGGGCGGGATATACCAACATTGCACTGTCTCGCGTTGATTCGGACGATGCTTTGGCCGACAACTATTTTGAAGAGATTAATCGAGCGATTCAAAGAGCAATCGAAAACAATATTCGATTCACGCACGTGGTCGCGACACGAGGTTATCACGTCACGAAAGAATGCTGGCAGGAAGTGTATTACAACCGCTCACCGTTTCTGACGAGATTTTGCCCGCGGTTCAATGGAGAAAACGTCTACGATATCTATCACCAGCACGTGATTTCACACCCGCACATACAGTGTCACTCCGCGCGATGGATACAGCTGATTCACGATACGAATGTCTTCAATGCGCTAATTGACTCACAGCTGGACGAATCGCTCTTTATCGAGCACATAAAATCCAATCCAAGACGGATAGCCACACAGCCGACTCCCTATTCGCAAGGCTTTCCTTCCGCTCTCTCTTCTTTTCTTTGTGATCTCGAAGATATGCCTGTGTTTGATACAGCCAGTCATCGCTAA
- the istA gene encoding IS21 family transposase, producing MLHKEEWMEIHVLKAQGLSERQIARQLGISRNTVARYLDAPQAPKYKMREPRATKLEPFKAYIEKRIAQARPDWIPAPAMLRELRAQGYTGQIRQLQDFMRSRKPIPKDDPVVRFETAPGQQMQCDFVVFRRGRAPLYAFTATLGYSRWRWVCFTSDETAATLVACHHALFEALGGVPREVLYDNAKSVVIKRDGYGQGQHRWNDDFLDMAKLYGFMPRLCRPYRARTKGKVERFHRYLRGNFYVPLDSRMRASGLVVDVATANAEVGKWLRDVANRRVHPQTGHAPCTLYENVEKAQLQSLPKHVPKLQPSWPATRPVREQIHSLQHPLSVYQQILTEVVA from the coding sequence GTGCTACACAAGGAAGAGTGGATGGAAATTCATGTGCTCAAGGCCCAGGGCCTCTCGGAGCGACAGATAGCCCGCCAGCTGGGCATTTCGCGAAACACGGTTGCGCGGTACCTGGATGCACCGCAGGCACCGAAGTACAAGATGCGCGAGCCACGAGCGACCAAACTGGAGCCGTTCAAAGCCTATATCGAGAAGCGGATTGCGCAGGCCCGGCCGGATTGGATACCGGCACCGGCCATGCTGCGCGAGTTGCGTGCACAGGGCTACACCGGCCAGATCCGGCAATTACAGGATTTCATGCGAAGCCGCAAGCCGATTCCCAAGGACGATCCGGTGGTACGCTTTGAGACCGCACCCGGCCAGCAGATGCAGTGTGATTTCGTCGTGTTCCGGCGCGGACGTGCTCCTCTCTATGCGTTCACGGCCACCCTCGGCTACAGCCGCTGGCGCTGGGTATGCTTCACTAGCGACGAGACCGCCGCCACGCTGGTCGCCTGCCACCATGCTCTGTTCGAGGCCTTGGGGGGTGTGCCCAGGGAGGTCCTGTACGACAATGCCAAGAGCGTCGTGATCAAGCGCGACGGCTACGGCCAAGGCCAGCATCGCTGGAACGATGACTTCCTGGACATGGCCAAGCTGTATGGCTTCATGCCGCGCCTGTGCCGTCCGTATCGCGCTCGCACCAAGGGCAAGGTAGAGCGTTTCCACCGCTACTTGCGCGGCAACTTCTATGTCCCGCTGGACAGCCGGATGCGCGCCAGCGGACTGGTCGTCGATGTCGCCACCGCCAATGCCGAAGTCGGCAAATGGCTGCGTGATGTAGCCAACCGCCGCGTGCATCCGCAAACCGGTCATGCCCCGTGCACCCTGTATGAGAACGTCGAGAAGGCACAGCTGCAATCATTACCAAAGCACGTACCGAAGCTTCAGCCGAGCTGGCCGGCGACACGGCCGGTGCGTGAGCAGATCCACTCGCTTCAGCATCCGCTGTCGGTCTACCAACAGATCCTCACGGAGGTGGTGGCATGA
- the istB gene encoding IS21-like element helper ATPase IstB, with amino-acid sequence MNLQAERIDAYCRQLKLDGLAERFEAIAAQASEQDWSFMEFLEQALAHERDARQVRSRQTLARMASFPVIKTLEQYDFEFATGTPRNLIEELATLRFIERGENAVFLGPSGVGKSHLAIALGYLATQASIKTHFVSAADLMLQLAAAQRQDRYDSVMRHRVLGPRLLIIDEIGYLPFTGDQASHFFHIVSKRYERGGSMILTSNLPFAQWGDTFGDNPTLTAAMLDRILHHAHIVQIKGDSYRLRKQKKAGFLGKPGKPVAQNSVA; translated from the coding sequence ATGAATCTGCAAGCAGAGCGCATCGACGCCTACTGTCGGCAACTCAAGCTTGACGGCTTGGCCGAACGGTTCGAAGCTATCGCCGCTCAGGCCTCCGAGCAGGACTGGAGCTTCATGGAATTCCTGGAGCAGGCCTTGGCCCACGAACGGGATGCTCGGCAGGTGCGAAGTCGGCAGACGCTCGCCCGGATGGCCTCCTTCCCGGTGATCAAAACACTGGAGCAGTATGACTTCGAGTTCGCCACCGGCACGCCAAGGAACCTGATCGAAGAGTTGGCCACGCTGCGTTTCATCGAGCGCGGAGAGAATGCTGTCTTCCTCGGTCCTTCTGGCGTGGGCAAGAGCCATCTAGCTATCGCTCTGGGCTACCTAGCCACGCAGGCCAGCATAAAAACTCACTTCGTGAGTGCCGCCGATCTGATGCTGCAACTCGCGGCCGCACAGCGACAGGACCGCTACGACTCGGTCATGCGCCACCGGGTGCTCGGCCCACGATTGCTGATCATCGACGAAATCGGCTATTTACCCTTTACCGGAGATCAGGCCAGCCACTTCTTCCATATCGTCTCAAAGCGCTATGAGCGAGGCGGTTCGATGATCCTGACCAGCAATCTTCCGTTTGCACAATGGGGCGACACCTTTGGCGATAACCCGACGCTGACTGCGGCAATGCTCGACCGCATCTTGCATCACGCTCACATCGTGCAGATCAAGGGTGACAGTTACAGGCTAAGGAAGCAGAAGAAAGCAGGATTCCTGGGCAAACCAGGTAAGCCAGTGGCTCAGAATTCGGTCGCGTAA